In one Winogradskyella sp. MH6 genomic region, the following are encoded:
- the gldB gene encoding gliding motility lipoprotein GldB has translation MSLRIFVLLMLSLVFVSCNEDSKAEEEISKIEVDFVVERFDKAYAEAKPADLPKLKQAYPFLFSKHVPDSVWIDRINDTLQDQLLKEVGKVYPDFKEVKEDFKKLFQHLKYYDKTFDVPRVVTLTNDVDYRNKTIVTDSLLLIALDNFLGEDHEFYQNIPRYLAKNMQKDQIIPEVSEAYAKKYTYQSNRRTLLDEMIYYGKLLYFKDVMIPFKSDAEKIGYTEQELKWAEANESQIWSYFIEKELLFSTDNKLPSRFIAEAPYSKFYLELDNESPGRLGQYIGWQIVRAYANTTNENVLSILEQEPEEIFNKAKFKPKK, from the coding sequence ATGTCATTAAGAATTTTCGTTTTGTTAATGTTGAGTTTGGTTTTTGTGTCTTGTAATGAGGACTCTAAAGCTGAAGAAGAAATTTCAAAAATTGAAGTAGACTTTGTAGTTGAGCGTTTTGATAAAGCCTATGCAGAAGCAAAACCTGCTGACTTGCCAAAATTAAAACAGGCTTATCCGTTTTTGTTTTCTAAGCATGTACCAGATTCAGTTTGGATTGATAGAATCAACGATACGCTACAAGATCAATTGCTAAAGGAGGTAGGTAAGGTGTATCCTGATTTTAAAGAAGTAAAAGAGGATTTCAAAAAATTGTTTCAGCATCTAAAATATTATGATAAAACTTTTGATGTGCCAAGAGTGGTGACTTTAACAAATGATGTGGATTATAGAAACAAAACCATTGTTACAGATTCTCTATTGCTTATTGCATTAGATAATTTTCTAGGTGAAGACCATGAGTTTTATCAAAATATACCAAGGTATTTGGCTAAGAATATGCAGAAGGATCAAATTATACCAGAAGTTTCAGAAGCTTATGCGAAGAAATATACTTATCAATCTAACAGAAGAACACTTCTGGATGAAATGATTTATTATGGAAAGTTACTCTATTTTAAGGATGTTATGATTCCTTTTAAATCTGATGCAGAAAAGATTGGTTATACAGAGCAAGAATTAAAATGGGCAGAAGCCAATGAGAGCCAAATCTGGAGTTATTTTATTGAAAAAGAACTGCTCTTTAGCACAGATAATAAATTGCCAAGTCGTTTTATAGCAGAGGCTCCTTATTCTAAGTTTTATCTAGAATTAGATAACGAATCTCCTGGACGATTAGGGCAGTATATAGGTTGGCAAATTGTGAGAGCCTATGCCAACACTACAAATGAAAATGTGTTAAGCATTTTAGAACAAGAACCCGAAGAAATTTTTAACAAAGCAAAATTTAAACCAAAGAAATAA
- a CDS encoding DUF4230 domain-containing protein, with product MRKILFGVIITLIVLFTFKYCGDKKEEQIILKENSALIQEQLKNVSKLVVTEGHFSEVFSYENSKLIFGDLFEAEKKALVVVNADVAVSYDLSKLQYNVDETTKTLQILSIPEEEIKISPDFEYYDIQADYLNPFEAKDYNDIKKTVRQQLMKKIEASDLKSNAQNRLLSELSKFFILTNSLGWKLKYNETPVESVDALKSMDIKF from the coding sequence ATGCGAAAAATCTTATTCGGTGTAATAATAACTTTAATAGTACTTTTTACCTTCAAATATTGTGGTGACAAAAAGGAAGAGCAAATAATTTTAAAAGAAAACTCAGCCTTAATCCAAGAACAACTAAAAAATGTTAGTAAGCTCGTGGTGACCGAAGGTCATTTTAGCGAGGTGTTTTCTTATGAAAATTCGAAGCTTATTTTTGGGGACTTATTTGAAGCAGAAAAGAAAGCATTGGTTGTGGTAAATGCAGACGTAGCTGTATCTTACGATTTGTCTAAACTTCAATATAATGTAGACGAAACCACAAAAACGCTTCAAATATTAAGTATTCCAGAGGAAGAAATAAAAATAAGTCCAGATTTTGAATACTATGATATTCAGGCAGATTACCTCAATCCTTTTGAGGCCAAAGATTATAACGACATTAAAAAAACGGTAAGACAACAATTAATGAAGAAGATTGAGGCTTCAGATTTAAAGTCTAATGCGCAAAACAGATTACTTAGCGAGCTTTCTAAATTCTTTATTCTTACCAATTCTTTAGGTTGGAAACTAAAGTACAACGAAACACCAGTTGAGTCAGTAGATGCTTTAAAATCAATGGATATAAAGTTTTGA
- the gldC gene encoding gliding motility protein GldC: MSKTITSKIELNVELDENRVPEKLNWSAQDGGVKNEEAKAIMLSVWDSNAQETLKIDLWTKDMPVDEMKQFFHQTLVTMSDTFLRATQDEKMTATMRDFCDYFAEKLELKK; encoded by the coding sequence ATGTCTAAAACCATAACCTCTAAAATAGAATTAAACGTAGAACTCGACGAAAATCGAGTGCCAGAAAAATTGAATTGGTCCGCCCAAGATGGAGGAGTGAAAAATGAAGAAGCCAAAGCTATTATGTTGTCTGTTTGGGATAGTAATGCACAAGAAACTTTAAAAATAGATTTGTGGACTAAAGATATGCCAGTTGATGAAATGAAACAGTTTTTCCATCAGACTTTGGTTACTATGAGCGATACGTTTCTGCGCGCTACTCAAGATGAGAAAATGACAGCTACTATGAGAGATTTCTGTGATTATTTTGCTGAAAAATTAGAACTAAAAAAATAG
- a CDS encoding 2Fe-2S iron-sulfur cluster-binding protein has protein sequence MADFHKLRIKDLYKETKDTSVVTFDVPKVLEEDFKFSQGQHLTLKTLINGEDVRRSYSLCSSPFDNEWKVAVKEIPGGKFSTFVNSTLKIGDELEVMPPSGTFGVKCNAENAKNYLFFAAGSGITPILSMIKAHLASEPNSTCKLFYVNKTAKSIIFKEELEQLRNTYFGRLEIYYFLTKEKRDIELFNGRFDDDKMKVLTKTFIDIPDTSEVFLCGPEDMVNYVSNYLAEAGLPKELIHFELFVKGLTEEDKKRVERLSEQKIDGVEVIIIDGGKEFCFTMQKDDDNILDGALTAGADLPFACKGGVCSTCKCQVMEGEVEMKINYALEDDEVAQNYVLSCQAVPTTKKVVVDFDV, from the coding sequence ATGGCAGATTTTCATAAATTAAGAATAAAAGACCTTTATAAGGAGACAAAAGACACTTCGGTAGTAACTTTTGATGTTCCTAAAGTGTTGGAAGAAGACTTCAAATTCTCACAAGGCCAACATTTAACGCTCAAAACTTTAATAAACGGTGAAGATGTACGTCGTTCTTACTCACTATGCTCAAGTCCGTTTGATAACGAATGGAAAGTTGCTGTAAAAGAAATTCCAGGAGGAAAATTTTCAACCTTCGTAAATTCAACATTAAAAATTGGTGATGAGTTAGAGGTAATGCCTCCAAGTGGGACTTTTGGTGTAAAATGTAATGCTGAAAATGCTAAGAACTATCTGTTTTTTGCAGCAGGAAGTGGTATAACACCTATTCTATCCATGATAAAAGCGCATTTAGCTTCAGAACCGAATTCTACTTGCAAATTATTCTATGTGAATAAAACAGCAAAATCCATTATCTTTAAGGAAGAGTTAGAACAGTTAAGAAACACGTATTTCGGAAGGTTGGAAATTTATTATTTCTTAACCAAAGAAAAACGAGACATCGAACTATTTAATGGACGTTTTGATGATGATAAGATGAAAGTGCTCACCAAAACATTTATTGATATTCCAGATACTAGTGAAGTGTTTTTGTGCGGTCCAGAAGATATGGTGAATTACGTTAGCAACTATCTGGCTGAAGCAGGTTTACCAAAAGAATTAATTCATTTTGAATTATTTGTAAAAGGCTTAACCGAAGAAGATAAAAAACGTGTAGAACGACTGTCTGAACAAAAAATCGATGGAGTCGAAGTTATCATTATAGATGGAGGAAAGGAATTTTGTTTCACTATGCAAAAGGACGATGATAATATTTTAGATGGTGCTTTAACAGCTGGTGCAGATTTGCCATTTGCATGCAAAGGAGGCGTTTGCAGTACGTGTAAATGTCAGGTTATGGAAGGTGAAGTTGAAATGAAAATCAACTATGCACTAGAGGATGATGAGGTTGCGCAAAACTATGTGTTAAGCTGCCAAGCGGTCCCAACTACTAAAAAAGTAGTGG
- a CDS encoding TetR/AcrR family transcriptional regulator: MKNSIETRKEEIIRVAAKLFKEKGYSAVTMRDLASAMGIKAASLYNHINSKQQILKEIIISLAEEFTQGLQDIQKSNKSNIDKLKDIVKLHVNITSQNTYGMASLNNDWMHLEEKLEYYLQLRSNYEDEFRNIIVQGVHSEEIINDNVEIILFSMLSTLRSLYLWIPKKEDLNPEELSQQLSQVLINGINKKID; encoded by the coding sequence TTGAAGAATAGCATAGAAACTAGAAAGGAAGAAATTATCAGAGTGGCTGCAAAGCTTTTTAAAGAAAAAGGCTATAGTGCGGTAACAATGCGCGATCTGGCATCTGCTATGGGTATAAAAGCAGCGAGTCTTTATAACCATATCAACTCTAAGCAGCAAATCTTAAAAGAGATAATTATCTCATTGGCAGAAGAATTTACTCAAGGCTTACAGGATATCCAAAAATCTAACAAATCAAATATAGATAAGCTCAAAGACATTGTTAAGTTGCATGTTAATATAACCTCTCAAAACACCTATGGTATGGCGTCTCTTAACAACGATTGGATGCATCTCGAAGAGAAATTAGAGTATTATCTTCAGTTGCGTTCTAATTATGAGGATGAGTTTAGGAATATTATTGTTCAAGGTGTTCATAGTGAAGAAATAATAAATGATAATGTAGAGATAATTCTCTTTTCAATGTTATCAACCTTGCGGTCTTTGTATCTATGGATTCCTAAAAAAGAAGACTTAAATCCAGAAGAACTCTCACAACAGTTAAGTCAGGTATTAATTAACGGTATTAACAAAAAAATCGATTAA